The window CTCGCCTGTCGCGCCTCCGGTGACGGCGAGAAAATTCATGCGCGGCGCGCCGATGAAGCCGGCGACAAAACGGTTCGCCGGCTTGTTGTAGAGATCGAGCGGGCTGCCGACCTGCTCGATGCGGCCAGACCGCAGCACGACGATGCGGTGCGCCAGCGTCATCGCCTCGACCTGGTCGTGGGTGACATAGACCATGGTGACGCCAAGCCGCGCATGCAGCGCTGCCAGTTCGGCGCGCGTCGAGATGCGCAATTCCGCGTCGAGGTTGGACAGCGGCTCGTCGAGCAGGAAGGCGGTCGGGTTGCGGACGATGGCGCGGCCGATGGCGACGCGCTGGCGCTGGCCGCCGGACAACTGGCCGGGGCGCCGCTCCAGCAGGGCGCCGATCTCCAGCATGCGCGCCGCCTCGGCGATGCGCTTGTCTATCTCGGCGCGCGGCATCCTGGCGTTCTCGAGGCCGAAGGCGAGGTTCTGGCGCACGCTCATATGCGGATAGAGCGCGTAGGACTGGAACACCATGGCCAGGCCGCGGTCGGCCGCCGGCACCGTGTTGACCAGCCTGCCGTCGATGCGAATCTCGCCCGAGGTCGGCCGGTCGAGCCCGGCGATCTGGCGCAGCAAGGTCGACTTGCCGCAGCCGGACGGCCCGACGAAAACCATCAGCTCGCCATCGACGATGTCGAGATCGATGTCCTTCAGCACATCGACCTTGCCGTAGGACTTGCAGAGATTGTTGAGGACGATCCGGCTCAAGCCGCTCTCCTATTTCAGGCCGGTGCCGGCGATGCCGGCGGTGATGAAACGCTGCAGGAAGACGAACACCAGCACCACCGGGATCATCGTCACCACGGTCATGGCGAGGATGAAATGCCACTGCACGTTGAGCTCGCCCGAATAGATGTTGAGGCCGACCTGCAGCGTGTAAAGCTCCTTGCGGCTGAGCGCGATCAGCGGCCAGAGGAAGTCGTTCCAGCGCCACACCACCGAGAAGATGCCGAGCACGGCGAGCGCGGGCGCCGCCAGCGGCAGCACGATACGCCAGTAGATCTGCCACTCCGAGGCCTTGTCCATACGGGCGGCGTCGATCAGCTCGTCGGGAATGGTGAGCATATATTGCCTGAGCAGGAACACGCCGGTCGGCGTCGCCACGGTGGGCAGGATGACGCCCCACAGATTGTTGACCAGCCCGAGCGCGCTGATGATCGAATAGAGCGGCACCATGATGACCCCGAGCGGCACCATCAGCGTGGCGAGGATCAGCATCATGATCATCGACTGGCCGCGGAACTGGTATTTCGACAGCGCAAACGCCGCCATCGAATTGACCACCAGCGTGATCAGCGTCGCCATGGTGGTGACGAACACCGAGTTCCACAGATAGCGCAGGAAGTCGAAGTGGATGAACGGCTCGGTGTAATTGGAGGCGGCGAAGGCGATTTTCTGCAGCGGCGCCCGCTTGGCGATATCGACCTTGACGATGGTCTTGGGGTCGGCCGGATCGATCATCTGGGCGACGAGGCCGATGCGGCGGACCTCGGCCAGAGCCTTCGTAGAGCCGTCCGGCAGCGTCACGGTGAACAGCGGCAGCGGCTTGTCGTGACCCTCGACCATCACCTGTTGGGTGACATAGGGCAACAATGACGGCGGAAACTCGGCCAGGGCCGCGGGCGTCTTGAACGACGACAGGGTCAGCCACACGGCGGGACCGAACATCAGGATGACGCCGCCGATCAGCCAGACCCAGGTGACGACGTCGGTCCAGTGCCAGCCTGCGCCGCCGCGCCGCCGCAGAAGAAAGGCGGAGACCGTAGCCATCAGCGCTTTCCCCTTTTCTCGCTGGAGCGCGAAGCGGCAAGCTGCATCAGCGTCAGCACGACCAGCACGACGCCCATCAGGATGGAGGCGGCGGCGGCAAGGCCGGGATTGCGCAATTGCGAGGCGAAGCCGGTCTCGAAAATATACTGGATCATGTAGAGGGTGGACGTGCCCGGGCCGCCGCCGGTCAGTACATAGACCTCGTCGAAGACCTGGACGGAGCGGATCAGCGCCAGCACCAGCACGACCAGGAGGTTGGGCATCAGCAGCGGCAGCGTGATGCGCCAGAAGACGCGCGCCGGCCGCGTGCCGTCCATCTCGGCCGCCTCGTAGATATCGCGCGGGATCGCCTGCAGGCCGGCCAGCAGGATCAGCGCATAGAAGCCGACATGCGCCCAGATCGAAACGCCGACGGCGGCGACGAAGGCCCAGAAGCGGTCGGTCAGCCAGGTGTGAGGGTCGGCGCCCGCCGTCTCGAAGAGCAGCAGGTTGAGCAGGCCCTGCCGCTGCAGGATCCAGCGCCAGATCAGGCCGGTGACGACGGGCGACAACAGCACCGGGAAGAAGAAGACGGCGCGCCAGAAACTGCGCCCGCGCATGTCGCGGTTGAGCACCAGCGCCGTGGTCAGCGCCACGACCAGGAGCAGCGGCACCTGGACGACGACGAAGACGCCGGTGTTGCGCACCGCGATCCAGAACTTGTCCTCGACGCAGCTGTTCGGATCGAGGTAGCTGGCGCAAGTC is drawn from Mesorhizobium sp. B1-1-8 and contains these coding sequences:
- a CDS encoding carbohydrate ABC transporter permease, with the protein product MATVSAFLLRRRGGAGWHWTDVVTWVWLIGGVILMFGPAVWLTLSSFKTPAALAEFPPSLLPYVTQQVMVEGHDKPLPLFTVTLPDGSTKALAEVRRIGLVAQMIDPADPKTIVKVDIAKRAPLQKIAFAASNYTEPFIHFDFLRYLWNSVFVTTMATLITLVVNSMAAFALSKYQFRGQSMIMMLILATLMVPLGVIMVPLYSIISALGLVNNLWGVILPTVATPTGVFLLRQYMLTIPDELIDAARMDKASEWQIYWRIVLPLAAPALAVLGIFSVVWRWNDFLWPLIALSRKELYTLQVGLNIYSGELNVQWHFILAMTVVTMIPVVLVFVFLQRFITAGIAGTGLK
- a CDS encoding carbohydrate ABC transporter permease, translating into MAAEMPATASPTLAGALFVPVRLAMGVVDAPLRALQKATGLTGMASFFLLPNMAIFSIFVLLPLVINFVYSMTGGTAIFLDGRSFVGGEQYQRLLTCASYLDPNSCVEDKFWIAVRNTGVFVVVQVPLLLVVALTTALVLNRDMRGRSFWRAVFFFPVLLSPVVTGLIWRWILQRQGLLNLLLFETAGADPHTWLTDRFWAFVAAVGVSIWAHVGFYALILLAGLQAIPRDIYEAAEMDGTRPARVFWRITLPLLMPNLLVVLVLALIRSVQVFDEVYVLTGGGPGTSTLYMIQYIFETGFASQLRNPGLAAAASILMGVVLVVLTLMQLAASRSSEKRGKR
- a CDS encoding ABC transporter ATP-binding protein; this translates as MSRIVLNNLCKSYGKVDVLKDIDLDIVDGELMVFVGPSGCGKSTLLRQIAGLDRPTSGEIRIDGRLVNTVPAADRGLAMVFQSYALYPHMSVRQNLAFGLENARMPRAEIDKRIAEAARMLEIGALLERRPGQLSGGQRQRVAIGRAIVRNPTAFLLDEPLSNLDAELRISTRAELAALHARLGVTMVYVTHDQVEAMTLAHRIVVLRSGRIEQVGSPLDLYNKPANRFVAGFIGAPRMNFLAVTGGATGEAGLTLAGGHRLGIDIPETSARAGQQLTLGIRPQHIKLGAAGDGAIPAKVTLVEALGSETIVHTVAEGDQRLLLTLEGQQAIAAGDTVSLVFDPGQAHLFDEAGSRIN